In the genome of Acidovorax sp. 69, the window AGCGCAGGTTGCCCATGCCGTAATCGACGACCGCGACAGTTTTTGCTTCCATATTCATAGCTGCTAGCGCTTATAAATCAAGCGCTAGCGCCCGATTTGACCTAAAAAATTCACAAAGAACCCTTGGTGGAGGGGATCACGCCCACCGAGCGCGGGTCGCGCTCCAGCGCCGCGCGCAACGTGCGGCCGAAGGCTTTGAAAATCGTTTCGCACTGGTGGTGCGCATTGACGCCCTTGAGGTTGTCGATGTGCAGCGTGACGCCCGCGTGGTTCACAAAGCCTTGGAAGAACTCGTACACCAGCTGCGTGTCGAGCTGGCCGATGCTGCCAGCCGTGAACTTCACGTCGATGTGCAAGCCGGGGCGGCCCGAGAAATCAACCACCACGCGCGACAGGGCTTCGTCGAGCGGCACGTAGGCATGGCCGTAGCGGCGGATGCCCTTCTTGTCGCCCACGGCGCGCGCAAACGCCTGGCCCAGCGTGATGCCCACGTCTTCCACCGTGTGGTGGCCGTCGATGTGCAGGTCGCCTTCACAGTCGATGTCGAGGTCGATCAGCCCGTGGCGGGCGATCTGGTCGAGCATGTGGTCAAAAAAACCGATGCCGGTGTGCAGCTTGGCCTGGCCCGTGCCGTCGAGGTTGATGCGCACGGTGATGCGCGTCTCGGCGGTGTTGCGGCTGACCTCGGCGATGCGGTCGGCCAGGGGATCGGTGGGCGTGGAGGTGACGAGTGCAGAGGAAGTCATAGGGAGGCTTGGAGCGCAGCCAGCATTTGTGCGTTGTCGGAGGCAGCACCTACCGTGAGACGCAGGCAATTGGTCAGCAATGGGTGCATTGTAGAAACGTTCTTGACGAGGACCTTGCGGCTTTTCATGCCCTCGTAGGCCTTGGCGGAATCCGCCACGCGGATGAGGACCATGTTGGCCTCGCTGTCCCAGCATTTTTCAATACCGGGCATCTGGCGCAATGCGTTGACCAGCAGGGTTCGCTCAGCCACCAGCTCGGCGGCCTGGGCGGCAAACACCTCGGCGTGTTCCAGGGCAAACAGCGCGGCCTCGCAGTTGAGCACGCTCACGTTGTAGGGCGGGCGCACCTTGTCGATCTCGCTCACAAACGCCGAGGGTCCGATGAGGTATCCCAGGCGCACCCCCGCCAGGCCGAACTTGCTGAGCGTGCGCATCAGCAGAACATGGGCGTTGCGCCCGGGCTCGGCCCGCATGCGGTCGATGAAGGTGCGGCTGGCGAACGGCTGGTAGGCCTCGTCCATGACCACGATGCCGCCCTGCGCGCCCGCGGCGTCGATGATGCGCTGCACCGCGCCCTCGTCCCACAGCGTGGCCGTGGGGTTGTTGGGGTAGGCGATGTAGGTGATGGCGGGGTTGTGCTGCGCGATGGCGGCCAGCATGGCGGGCTCATCCAGCTCAAAATCGGGCGTGAGCGGCACGCCGACAAAGTCCAGGCCCTGCAGCTGCGCCGACAGCGGGTACATCACGAAGCCGGGCATGGGCGCGAGCATGGTGGCGCGCTGGCCCGTGCCAGGCTGCGCACAGGCCAGGGCCAGCAGGGTGATGAGCTCGTCCGACCCGTTGCCCAGCACGATGCCGTAGCCCTCGGGCATGCCCGCGTATTTGGCCAAGGCGGCTTTGAGGTCCAGCAGGCGGTCGCCGGGATAGCGGTTGAGCGCCAATGCGCCCAGGCGCTGGCCCAGTGCGGCCTGCAGGTGCGCGGGCAGGCGGAACGGGTTCTCCATCGCGTCCATCTTGAGCATGCCGGTGGAGGGCTGCACGCCATACGCGTGCATGGCGCGCACGTCAGGGCGGATACGGGCCAGGGCCTGAAGCGGGGAAGATGGAGCGGCGTTGGTCATTCGGCAGTGTCCAGTTCGTTGGGGGATACAAGAAAAGGGTTGATGGGGCGCACGGCGTCCAGGGGCTCGTTGTGCGGCAGCGCCTCGGTCAGCAGGTAGCGGCAGCCTTGCTGGTGGGCGGACGAGAGGATCAGCGCGTCCCAGTAGCTCAGGCCATAGCGGTCCTGCAGGTCCCAGGCGCCGTCCACGGTGTACGAGTCGAGGTGCGGCGGCAGCCACACGCGCAGGCGGCGCACCTGGGCGCGCACCTGCTGCAGCACGTGGGGGCCATCAAAGCGCTGAATGGCCTGGTTGTACAGCTCGTTGAGCACCTGCGAGCTGATACGGCCACTGCGCGTCTGCCAGCAAAAGGCGATCCATTCGCGGGCCCTCGCCTGGCGCTCGGCATCCCGGTCGTCCACGCTGGCAAGCAGGATCTCGGTGTCTACAAAAATCGGGGTCGTGCTCATGGAGATCAGCGCTTGAACAAGGTTTCGCGGGGCACGTAGGGCCCGCTGGATGCCCCCCACGACTCAAAACCCAGCGCCTCGCGCATGGCCTGGGCGTAAGCATCTTCCTGGCGCATCTTCTCGGCCATCCATTCACCGAGCAACCGCGAGACGCTGCTGCCGCGCTTGGCGGCCTCCACGCGCACCCATTCGGCAACGGTGTCGTCCATGGTCACGGTGACGTTTTTCATGGGTGAAATATTACACGAACTTCGTGTAACACGAACTTCGTGTTGCTCTTTGGCATTTATGCAGCCTTGGGTTGTGACCCTTTTTGCAACATCCGGCACGCCATATCGCCCACGGTGCGCAGTGCCTCCAGGTGGGCGGGCGTCCAGTCACCCCCCACCCCAATGCGCAGGCAGTTGCGAAACCGCCCGCTGGCGCTGAACACCATGCCGGGCGCAATCAGGATCTGCTGGGTCAGGCAGGCCTCGTGCAATTGCACTGAATCGAGCGCGCGCGGCAGCTCCAGCCACAGCAGCAGGCCACCGGGCGGGTCGCTCACCCGGGTGCCTTGCGGAAAGTGCGTGGCAACGATGTGGCGCACCTCGTCCATGCGCGCGGCCACGGCAGCACGCAGTTGCCGCATGGCGGCCGCATGACCCGCCTGGGTGATGAGGTCGGCCAGCGCCAGCTCCAGCACCGCCGACTGCCCACCCGCCTGCAGGTCTTTGATGGCGCGCAGCTGGTCAGTCCAGCGCCCGGCCTCCAGCCAGCCCAGGCGTAAACCGGGCGCGAGGGTTTTGGAGAACGAATCGCACAGCATCACGTGGCCCGTGGTGTCGTACGACTTGACGGTGCGGCGCATGTCATCCACCTCGACCAGATCGTTGTAGATCGCGTCCTCGATCACCGCCACACCATGGCGCGCCGCCATCTGCGCCAGGCGCTTGCGTTCGGCCTGCGGCATGCAGCTGCCCAGCGGGTTGCTGAGCGTGGGGACGATCATCACGGCCTTGACCGGCTGGGTGTCCAGCGCCAGTTGCAACGCATCGAGCGACAAGCCATTGCGCGGGTGGGTGGGAATCTCCAGCGCCTTGAGGTGCAGGCCCTGCAGCACCTCCAGAAACGAAAAATGCGTGGGCGACTCCAGTGCCACCACATCCCCCGGCTGCGTCACAGCGCGCAGGCACAGCGCAATGCTGTCCATGCAGCCGCCGGTGATCACGATGTTCTCGGGGTCCAGGCTGCAGCCCAAACCCACGGCGTAGCGTGCGATGGCGCGGCGCGCGTCTTCGTGGCCTGAAGAGCTGGGATAGGTGCACAGCAGGTTGCGGTGGCGCTGCGCGGCGCGCACCACGGCGCGGCGCACGCGGTCGGGGTTGAACAGCTCGGGGCCCGGTGTGCCGCTGCTGAAGGAGACCATGTCCACCGGCTGCTTGCGGCCCAAAATGCGCTGACCCAGCCAATCCACCGACACCTCACGCGGGCGACGCAGGGGGCGGGGGTGCTGGGCTCTGGCAGGCTCACGGGGCGCGCTGCCACAAAGAAACCCGAGCGTGGTCGCGCGGTGACCAGGCGCGCGTCTTCGAGCCAGTGGTAGGCCTGTACCACCGTGGTCTGCGCCACCGCATGCTGCCGCGCCAGCTCGCGCACGGAGGGCAGTTTTTCGCCGCGTGCCAAGGTGCCGTTGCGGATCAGCTGCGCGAGTTGCTCCGCGATTTGCAAGTACAGCGGGGGTGCGTCATCGGTGGTCATGGTGCCATTCTGTACTGGCACCGTGTTCAACAGACAGTACAGAGGCGCGCCAGTGCGTACAGTACAGATGGGCTGGGCGGCCGCTCTGTACTGGCCCAGATCGTTCATTCCTGTGGCTGGCGGCGCTTGGCAGCTGGCCGCACAGTGAGGGCATGAACTCGCTGCACACCCCCACCCCACCGTCGCCCGCTCTGCCCCCGCAGCCTGCGGTTCCCCTCACCCTGCAGTGGAAGCGCCAGCCGCTGCCGCCCTTGCAGGCTGTCCAGGTGCTGGACTTCCGCGCAGGCGACATCGCCCTGCTGGAAGTCGAACAAGGCCGCGTCTGGGTGACCTGTGATGGCCTGCTGGAAGACTATTTTCTGGAGGCGGGCCAGCGCCTGTCGTTCACGGGGCCCGTACGGCTGCGGGTGAGTGCCGACGGCCACCGGCCTGCGCGGTTGAACTGGGCGCAGCACCGGGCGGTGGAAGGGGCGGCGTACCCACCCGCCCCGGCTGCCACACCGCAGGCGGTGACCGTGGTG includes:
- a CDS encoding DUF2917 domain-containing protein; protein product: MNSLHTPTPPSPALPPQPAVPLTLQWKRQPLPPLQAVQVLDFRAGDIALLEVEQGRVWVTCDGLLEDYFLEAGQRLSFTGPVRLRVSADGHRPARLNWAQHRAVEGAAYPPAPAATPQAVTVVPTSYAAGRALPRGAISAA
- a CDS encoding CopG family transcriptional regulator; this encodes MKNVTVTMDDTVAEWVRVEAAKRGSSVSRLLGEWMAEKMRQEDAYAQAMREALGFESWGASSGPYVPRETLFKR
- a CDS encoding histidinol-phosphate transaminase; this translates as MTNAAPSSPLQALARIRPDVRAMHAYGVQPSTGMLKMDAMENPFRLPAHLQAALGQRLGALALNRYPGDRLLDLKAALAKYAGMPEGYGIVLGNGSDELITLLALACAQPGTGQRATMLAPMPGFVMYPLSAQLQGLDFVGVPLTPDFELDEPAMLAAIAQHNPAITYIAYPNNPTATLWDEGAVQRIIDAAGAQGGIVVMDEAYQPFASRTFIDRMRAEPGRNAHVLLMRTLSKFGLAGVRLGYLIGPSAFVSEIDKVRPPYNVSVLNCEAALFALEHAEVFAAQAAELVAERTLLVNALRQMPGIEKCWDSEANMVLIRVADSAKAYEGMKSRKVLVKNVSTMHPLLTNCLRLTVGAASDNAQMLAALQASL
- a CDS encoding PIN domain-containing protein, with the protein product MSTTPIFVDTEILLASVDDRDAERQARAREWIAFCWQTRSGRISSQVLNELYNQAIQRFDGPHVLQQVRAQVRRLRVWLPPHLDSYTVDGAWDLQDRYGLSYWDALILSSAHQQGCRYLLTEALPHNEPLDAVRPINPFLVSPNELDTAE
- the hisB gene encoding imidazoleglycerol-phosphate dehydratase HisB; translation: MTSSALVTSTPTDPLADRIAEVSRNTAETRITVRINLDGTGQAKLHTGIGFFDHMLDQIARHGLIDLDIDCEGDLHIDGHHTVEDVGITLGQAFARAVGDKKGIRRYGHAYVPLDEALSRVVVDFSGRPGLHIDVKFTAGSIGQLDTQLVYEFFQGFVNHAGVTLHIDNLKGVNAHHQCETIFKAFGRTLRAALERDPRSVGVIPSTKGSL